The Ornithinimicrobium sufpigmenti genome includes the window GCCACCTTCACGTGCAGGTCGAGGTAGACCCGGTGGCCCAGCAGCTTCTCGATGCCCTGCCGGGCCTGGGCGCCGACCTCGCGCAGCCGGGACCCGCCGCGACCGATGATGATGGCCTTCTGGCTGGGTCGCTCGACGAAGACGTTGACCCGGACGTCGGAGAGCGGGTCGTGCTCGGGCCGGTCCTCGCGAGCGACGATCTCCTCGACCTGGACGGCGAGGCTGTGGGGGAGCTCGTCCCGCACGCCCTCCAGCGCGGCCTCGCGGACCAGCTCGGCGATCATCACCAGGTCCGTCTCGTCGGTCAGCTGGTCCTCGGGGTAGAGCTGCGGCGACTCCGGCAGGTAGCCCGCCAGCAGGTCGGCGACCTCCTCGACCTGGTCCCCGCGCACCGCTGAGCAGGGGATGATCGCCGCCCAGTCGCCGAGTCCGTCGATCGCCACGAGGTGCTCGGCCAGCCGGTCCCGGCTGACGGCGTCGGCCTTGGTGGCGATGGCCACCACCGGCACCCTGCGCACCCGGTGCAGGTCCACCAGGTCCTTGGCGATGTACTGGTCGCCCGGCCCCACCCGCTGGTCCGCGGGCAGGCAGAAGCCGATGACGTCGACCGACAGGAGCGTCTCGCGGACCAGGTCGTTGAGCCGCTGGCCGAGCAGCGAACGGGGTCGGTGCAGCCCCGGGGTGTCCACCAGGATCAGCTGCGCGGTCTCGGTGGTCCGGATGCCACGAATGGTGTGCCGCGTCGTCTGCGGCTTGGAGGAGGTGATCGCCACCTTCGAGCCCACCAGTGCGTTGGTCAAGGTGGACTTGCCGGCGTTGGGCCGCCCGACCAGGCAGGCAAATCCGGCCCGGTATGCGGTCTCGTCGGGCTCACTGTGGGGCACTGCTGCTCACCTCGTCCTGGGCCGGGCTGGCCTCGTCCTGGTCCGGAACGGCGTCTTCCTCGCCGGCCTCCGGCTCACGCAGCCGGCGCACCAGCACTGTCGCGACGCGACGGCGCCGGCCGGCCATCCGCTCGGCGGTCAGCTCCAGGCCGGCGACCTCGCCCACCGACCCCTGGATGGGGACCATGCCGATGGCGGTGGCCAGCAGCCCGCCCACGGAGTCGACGTCCTCGGTCTCGATCTCCACGTCGAACATCTCGGCGAGGTCGTCGACGAGCATGTTGGCCGGCACCCGGACCAGCTCCTCGCCGTCCTCGGCGATGACCGGCTCCACCTCGGCCTGGTCGCGGTCGTACTCGTCGGTGATCTCGCCGACGATCTCCTCCAGGACGTCCTCGATGGTGATCAGCCCGGCGGTGCCGCCGTACTCGTCGATGACGAGGGCGACGTGGGCGCGGGCCTGCTGCATCTCGCGCAGCAGCTCATCCACGCGCTTCATCTCCGGGACCCGCTGGACCGGGCGCATCACCTCGGTCACCGGGGTGGTGGCGGCGGACTGGGCGCGGCTGTTCACGGCTCGGGCGACGTCCTTGAAGTAGAGCATCCCCAGGACGTCGTCGGTGTCCTCGCCGATGACCGGCACCCGGGAGAAGCCGGAGCGCAGGAACAGGCTCATCGCCTGCCGCAGCACCTTCTCGCCCTTGATCGTCACCAGGTCCGGGCGGGGCACCATGACCTCGCGCGCCACGGTGTCACCCAGCTCGAAGATCGAGTGGATCATCTCCCGCTCGTCGTCCTCGATGACCGCGGACTCCCCGGCCAGGTCGACCAGCTCCCGCAGCTCGGACTCGGTCGCGAACGGTCCCTCGGAGTAGCCGCGGCCCGGGGTGACCGCGTTGCCGATGAGGACGAGCACCTTGGCCAGCGGGCCGAGGAAGAGCCGGAGCAGGCGGACCAGCGGTGCGCTCATCAGCGCGACCACGTCCACGTGCTGGCGACCCAGCGTCCGCGGCGAGACGCCGACGACCACGAAGAGCACCACCGCCATGATGGCCGAGGCGATGAGTGCGGTCTGGACGTGGTTGTCGGTGACGATGTCGACGGCGACCGCCACCATGACCGCGGTCGCCGCCTCGGCCGTGACCCGGACGAAGGTGGCGACGGCCAGGTACGGGGTGACCTCGCGGGTGATGCGGACCAGCGCGCGGGCGCCGGAGCGTCCCTCGTCGAGCAGCTGCTCGGCCCGATGCCGGGACATCCGCTGCAGCGCGGTC containing:
- a CDS encoding hemolysin family protein, whose amino-acid sequence is MITLILLALTTTVVAFVLSAGETALQRMSRHRAEQLLDEGRSGARALVRITREVTPYLAVATFVRVTAEAATAVMVAVAVDIVTDNHVQTALIASAIMAVVLFVVVGVSPRTLGRQHVDVVALMSAPLVRLLRLFLGPLAKVLVLIGNAVTPGRGYSEGPFATESELRELVDLAGESAVIEDDEREMIHSIFELGDTVAREVMVPRPDLVTIKGEKVLRQAMSLFLRSGFSRVPVIGEDTDDVLGMLYFKDVARAVNSRAQSAATTPVTEVMRPVQRVPEMKRVDELLREMQQARAHVALVIDEYGGTAGLITIEDVLEEIVGEITDEYDRDQAEVEPVIAEDGEELVRVPANMLVDDLAEMFDVEIETEDVDSVGGLLATAIGMVPIQGSVGEVAGLELTAERMAGRRRRVATVLVRRLREPEAGEEDAVPDQDEASPAQDEVSSSAPQ
- the era gene encoding GTPase Era produces the protein MPHSEPDETAYRAGFACLVGRPNAGKSTLTNALVGSKVAITSSKPQTTRHTIRGIRTTETAQLILVDTPGLHRPRSLLGQRLNDLVRETLLSVDVIGFCLPADQRVGPGDQYIAKDLVDLHRVRRVPVVAIATKADAVSRDRLAEHLVAIDGLGDWAAIIPCSAVRGDQVEEVADLLAGYLPESPQLYPEDQLTDETDLVMIAELVREAALEGVRDELPHSLAVQVEEIVAREDRPEHDPLSDVRVNVFVERPSQKAIIIGRGGSRLREVGAQARQGIEKLLGHRVYLDLHVKVAKDWQRDPKALDRLGF